CCGCATGGAACAAGGTAAAGCCGGATGCCAGCAACTTTACGCTGCGTGCCGGTGCGTCGTAACCGCGTGCAGCTAGATGCAAGCGGGCCAAGGCGGCGCCAGCCGCTGCCGCATCGGCACAATTGGCAAAGGGCGTCCATGAGGTAGCGTCGCGATAGCGGTCGACGCCCTGGCCGATGCGATGCACCTCATAGGTCCACTCACCTGCGGCATGCGCACTGTGGCCGTCGGACGTATTCAGCACAACGCTGACCGCCAGCCCGTGCTGCCGCAGGTGCGCCATGAAGCGATGCTCTTCCGCCAGCTCATCGGCAGTCCTGATCTCGCGCAGCAGGCGCTTGACGAACACCGGGCCCGATTCGGTATCGACGACGCAGGCGCTGGAAAACGGTCGTGGGCTGTGCCACGCAAGCCGCGTCGCCGCGGCAACCTGCGGATAGTGGCGCAACAGCTGCGCTACCTCGTCCAGTGTCAGCGAAGGCCAGCTCGGCGTGACCACATCCAAGCCCATCCCGTGACTCAGGACAGGCTGCAGTGTCGCGTCACTGTCTCGGTTTACCTCGCTCATGCCTGCATTCCCATGCGGATTAAAAATCGTACTGGAGCGACAGACGCGCAGTGCGCGGCGCGCCAAGGTGCAGGTAGCCATCGCCGATGTATTCGCCGACATCCTTCCAGTAACGCTTGTCGAACAGATTGTCCACGCTCAAGCGGATAGTAGTCGGATGTCCCGACCAGCTGGTCTTGTAGCGCAACCCGGCATTGAACAGCGAATACGCTGGCACGCTGACATCGCCTTCACGGGTCGCCGCCTTGCTGGCGCTGTATTGCCAGCCGCCAAGCAGGCTCAGGCCAGCAACATTCGGCAGCGTATAGGCGGCGTACACGGCGGCGCGCCAGCGCGGCACATTAATTGACTGATGGCCGTCGTAGGCAGGCGTACCAGTATCGTTTGCCTGTGCCTGGATGAAGGCCAGGCTGGCGGTCAGCCGCAATTGCTTGCTGACCTGGCCGGCGGCGCCCAATTCGATGCCCTTGTGGGTTTCCGTGCCTTGCTGGGTATAGGTGAAACCGTTCTCATCCGGCTTCGGATATTCATAAGGCTTGGTCATCTGGAAAACCGCCGCGCTCAGACTGAGCTGGTCGCGCCAGTCGTATTTGACGCCGGCTTCAATCTGATGCGAGACGGTCGGCGGCAGGAACGCATAGGCGTTCTCGGTCCACCACGGCGCCTGCCCGCCCATCGTCAAGCCCTTGCTGTAGCTGGTGTACAGCGACAGATCCGCTTGCGGCTTGTAGACCAGCGCCACTTGCGGCAGCAGTAATGTCTTGTCGGTTGTGCGCGTCGCCGTGCCAGTATTATCCAGCGCGCGCTCGTTGACCCACACCTGGCGTGCGCCGGCGATCAATTGCCATTGCGGCGTAAAACTGATGCGATCGACGGCAAACAGTGCCTTTTGCCGGCTGTCCAGGCGCAGGTAGGACGCGTCAGGCGTCAGCGGCGACGGTGCGTAGACGATCGGGTTCGGGTTGTAGATATTGTCGCTGCCGACATATTCATTGACGCCATCGCTTTGCGACACGGTGCGGCGGAACATGCTCGCGCCGAAAGTCAGGTCATGGCTGATTTTTCCAGTAGCCACTTTGCCTTGCAGGGTCGCCTGCAACTGGTCATTGCGCCGCGTATCGTCGGGGAAGCGGTAATCATAGATATCGAAATCGCCGTTGGCGCTGAAATAGCGTGCTGGCGTTCCGCCCTCGCCACAGGTCGTGCCGTAGCCGCAACCGTATGGAAAAGCCGAATTATCATCGATCACGACCCGGCTGCGGCTGGCAGCCACAGAGGCACGCCAGTCCGGCGTCAGGTCGAGATCGAGGCGCAGATTCATATTGACGGAATTGATGGTGACCGGCTTGGCCCAAGGCTGCGCGCCGAGCAGCGTGCTGGGCGACACATTGGTCGGCACAACGGTGCCGCCCAACAATTGATAGCCAGGCGCCGAACGCTGCTCGCGATGCTGGTATTCGGCATCGAATTGCAGGCGCGCCTGCGACGAGATTTTCCAGTCGGCCGCCAGCGACGCAAAGCTGCGTTCGCCATCGGCGTCATTGACATAGGAATGCAAGTCTTCGTGCGCGGCGTTAATGCGGATGCCGAACTGTTTCCGCTCGCCGAACAAGGTGCCGATATCGGCCGCCAGATAGCGCGAACCGCGCGAATCGGTTTCCAGCGTCACCGAACGCACATCGGCCGGCCGCTTGGTCACATAGTTGACCAGGCCGCCCGGCGCTGCCATGCCACTCTGCAAACCCGCCAATCCTTTCAGGATTTCAACGCTTTCCTTGTTTTCCAGCGCCACGTTTTGCTCGCCCGCAATGCTCATGCCATTGATCTGGTAGCTTGAAGCCAGGTCCAGCGCAAAACCGCGGATCATGAAATTTTCGTAGTAGCCGACCGGCGCGTAGTTATCGCCGACCGAGGCATCGTTGCGCACCACTTCACTCAGCAGGCGCGATTGCTGATCGTCGAGTTGAGCGCGGGTAATGACCGAGATCGATGAGGGCGTATCGAGCAAGGATGCATTGCCGAAGGTGGCAATCGAAGCCGTGTTCCTGCGGTAACTGTCGGGAGCGGGGCCGGAGCCAGTGACCGTAATGGTCGGCATGGTCGCATCGACCGCTGTTTTCGCTTCCTTTTGATCGTCAACGCTTTGCGCCTGCGCTACGTGGGCAGTGGCTGCCGCTATCAGCGTGATCAGCAATTTCCTTTTGGTATGAACAGGCAGCCCGCCATCGGATGCGGGGGATATTTTTTTGTATTTGTCATTATTTTGATGCAGTTAATGGCATATCAAACAATCAATATGCACATTGATGAGCCTGAAAATGCGGATGTAATTCAACAAGGATTCGCATTATCCGTCTTTTTGATTAGATTGTAATAAAGCACAGGCCATACCGCCCTTTTGCATCCGGACGACATTCCTGGCCGTATAACTCAGTAATGCCGGTTTAAAACGAAAGGAATGCTGCCATGGTTACCCGACGCAATGCCATCTTGAGGGCCGGCGCCGCGCTGCTGGCCGGCGGATTGTTGCAGGGCCTGGGCCGACGCAGCGCTGCTGCCGAAGTGTTTGAAGTCGTGTACACCGATGCGGAATGGAAGCGACGCCTGACCGCAATCCAGTATGCGATCCTGCGCCAGGAAGGCACCGAACGCCCGTTCACCAGCCCGCTCAACCATGAAAAACGCCCTGGCACCTTCTCCTGCGCCGGTTGCGATCTGGCGAACTTTTCCTCCAAGACCAAATTCGACAGCGGCACCGGCTGGCCCAGCTTCTGGCAGCCGTTGCCCAATGCAATCGCCACCAGGACCGACAGCACATTCGGCATGTCCCGCACCGAAGTGCATTGCCACCGCTGCGGCGGCCATCTGGGCCACGTATTTGACGATGGGCCCAAGCCTACCGGCCTGCGCTACTGCATGAATGGGGCCGTGCTGAAATTCAGGCCTGAAGTCTAGTGCCGGACTCCCTATACGCGCCGGGTGCCGGTATCGACCGCCTTGGTTTGTCCCGATTCCAGCGTAAAGCCGGCGCCGGAATCGGTACCTAAGGTTTTCACCAGGTACGGCATCAGCTCTTTAAGCATCGGCTCCAGCGTCCACGGCGGATTGATCACGAACATGCCGCTACTGTGCAGGCCGAAGCCGTCTGGGGACGGCGTGCGTACCGTCAGCGTTACGTTAAGCCAGCCATTGGCTTTCATGCGCTTGAGCTTGTCCGGCATCTGGCGCGATTCCATGCGGTTCAGCAACGGATACCAGACAGCGTAGGTCCCGGTCGAGAAACGGGTTAGTGCATCTTCAATCGTATTTTTGACGTGCCGGTAGTCTTCCTTCACCTCATAAGGCGGGTCGATCAATACCAGGCCACGGCGCGATGGCGGCGGCAGCAACGCCTTCAGGCCGAGGAAGCCATCACCCAGCGTAATCATCACGCGCTTGCCGCGACCGCTGCCACGCTCGCGTTCAGCCTCGAGACGGCGAAAATTGTCGGTCAGGATCTTGCCATCGCTCGGGTGTAGCTCAAACAGGCGCAGACGGTCCTGCTCGCGCATCACTGCATCGGCGCAATATGGCGAGCCAGGATAGTAGCGCAGCTTGCCGTCCGGATTGAGCTGCCGCACCACGTCCACGTATTCGGCGACTGCCGGCGGCAGATCCTTGCGGTCCCAGAGACGGCTGATGCCGGTTTCGTACTCGGCGTTTTTCGATGCATAGCCGCCATCCAGCGCGTAGACGCCGGCGCCGGCATGGGTATCGATGACCATGTAGGACGTATCCTTCTGGCCTAGGTAACGCAGTAGCTGGATGGTGACCAGGTGCTTGAGCACATCGGCATGATTGCCCGCATGGAAGGCATGGCGGTAACTCAACATAAGAAACTCTATCGTGGTGAAGTGGTTTTGCCCCACTCTACATCAAAGGCCGCAGCGGCAGCCGCGCAGATCAGGGGCGCTGGCGTGATCGATGCAGGAACGGGGTGAGGTGGTCGTGCGTGGTGCTGGCACCTGCAAACGACCCGCATTCTATCATTGCGGCCATCGCCGTAGCGCTTTGATGACTGCCAGGCCACCCGAATATAGGAATGCGGAGCGGATCATTCGGTCGCAGCTTGCACTTTTAGCATCTCTTCTGCAACCTTGACGCAAGCGTCGATATGCCGGTTCCCCACGGCCCGGAAGGCGGAGAAACCGATCGCCGCCGACACCATCTGGCCGGCAATCGGCACCAGCCGGGTGGCATTCTTGGAAACCACTTTGACCCCACTGCGCGTCAGCAGCTTCAGCAGGACTTCACGCGTCACCACCCGTCCCACCAGCGTGCTGCCGAGACCGACGATGGTGCTATAGGTCGCGACCTTGAGTTTTGGATGGAGCTTTTCGATTTGTTCCGGGGCCAGGCCGAATTCGGTATTGATGTCTTCGATCAGCCGCGACAGCAAATGGATATCGATTGCGATGTCGACGCCCATGATCGGCAAGGCCGAGGCGCCAGCCGACAGCAGCGCCTTGCGCGCCACCATCTGGCGGCAGCGCTGGCGCACCGCCTGCAGCGCATGCTCAGTCTCCGGCAGCAGCACCTCGGTGCTGCGTTGATTTTTCTTCCCGCGCATGCGCTCCAACATCAGCTAGCCGCCTTGCCTTTGACAAACCCATATATCAGCAGCAGCACGAAAGCGCCAACGATGGAGCCGATGAAACCCGCCCCCTGCCCCGCGTGATACCAGCCGAGAGCCTGGCCGACATAGCCAGCCAGGAAAGAACCCGCAATACCCAGCAAGGTCGTCACGATGAAACCCATGTTCTCGCGCCCCGGATGCAGGAATTTAGCGATCACACCGACAATAAAACCCACGATGATTGTCCACAGAATTTCCATTGCTGCTCCTCTGAGTTGATTTTGACTGTTGTCTACAGGCCAATCATTTGCCGCATGAAAACAACAAAGGCCCGGCGATCAATATAGTGCAATCCTCGCCAATGTGGCGCGATCAATAAGTAATTTTTTGTAAAATATACTCGGGAAATCGTTAAATAACCCAATGAAAAAGCAATGTTTCCAGATGTTTTCCGCTAGGCATGCAATTCCTGCGAACGATCCAAGCGGAAGTAAGCATCCAGCAATGAGGTCTTGTAGACAGCGCCTAGCAACTCAGGGTCGCTCTTGCTACGCACCACCGGCAAGCGCTCACCCTGATGATCGAGGAAGGATTGCAGCGCTTCCCCCAGCGACATCTCTGGCGTCACCACATGCAGGAATTCGCGCCGCAGGAAATCCGCGGCCTGGCGCTGCTCGGTATCGTTCTTATCCAGCAGGCAGGACGTGATGTCCTGCAAGGCGACCACGCCGCAATAACGATTTTTCTGGTCAACGATGTATATGTACTTGACCGGATATTTCAGGAACAAGCCGCTGATCTCGGCGAACGATGCATCCATCGGTAACACCGTCTGCGCCGGCCGGATCAGCTCGCTCATGTGAATGCCACGCAGCTTGACGCGCTCCTGGGCATCGCGATTGCGCTTGATGGTGATGTCGTACATCGAGGCGCCATTGATACTGCGCGAGACAAAGTAAGCCACCACGCAGGACAACATCAGCGGCAGCACTACCTGGTAACTCAGCGTCATCTCGAAAATCATCAGGATCGCCATCAGTGGTGCGCTGGTAGCCGCCGCCAAAAACGCACCCATGCCTACCATGGCGAAAGCAAACGGCGCCGAAGTCGTCCCGGCAGCAACACGTGCAGTACCTGGCCGAACAGGTAACCGATGGCGGCGCCGACAAATAGCGTCGGCGTAAAAATGCCGCCGATGGCGCCGGAACCCGTCGTGATCGCAGTCGCCACGACTTTCAGAACCAACACCACCAGCACGCTCCACCAGAGCCAGGGCGTGTGCAGCAGCGAATTGACCACGCTGTAACCATTACCCCACACTTCCGGCAGCCAGATTGAAATCAGGCCGACCAACAAGCCGCCTAGGCCCAACCGCCACGGCAACGGCAAGCCGGTTTTTTTGAATATCTGCTTGGAAAACCCCAGCAGACGTAGGAACTGCGGCGCCGCAACGCCGGCCATGATACCGAGCAGCACGAACCACAGGATCTCGATACCGGCAATTGGCGGGAACGGCGGCATCTCATAGGCTGGCCGGTAGCCTGGCAATTCGCGCATCGTGATGTTGGCGACCACAGACGCCACCACTACAGGCCCGAAACTTTCCATCACGATCGCGCCCAGCACGATTTCGGTGACAAAGAAGGCGCCGGCAATCGGCGCGTTATAGGCCGAGGTGATCCCCGCCGCCGCGCCGCACGCAACCAGCAGGCGCAAGCGGGCGGGGCTGAAATGGGTAATGCGCCCGACCAGCGATGCCGCCAGCGCCGACAGCTGCACCATCGACCCTTCGCGTCCGATCGAGCCGCCGGAGACGATGGTCGCCAGCGACGACAGGCTGCGCAGCAGGCTCTGCCGCACCGGAATGTTGCCATCGCCGATCGCCACCGCTTCCATATAATCGGACGTGGCGGCAGCCGGCACCCGCTTGGCCAGCAGCAGGATCGCGCCTGCCACCACGCCGCCGGCGGCAGGCAGCAACAGTCGCCACCACCACGGCAGGCTTTTGGCCATTGCGACAAAGCTGCCGCTATGACCAGTCAGCAGCATTTGCATCCCGTAGATGCATTCACGGAACAGAATGGTCGCCAGGGCTCCAAGAAAACCGACCACCGCGGCCCACAGCAGCATCGAATTACTTTCGGAAAAGCCGAACATGCGCTGCAGGCGGATGCGGTATCGGAGGAGCGTGCTACGTAAAAGCATGGGTGTGTGATGGCCAGTGAAACGTGATTTGTATGGTGTGTAGTGCGCTTTCGGCGGCAGAGTTAATTGCTTGCCGATTCCTCCGGCGCCGTCATCAGCGAATCGAAATAGGCCATGTCCGCCGCCACGGCAGCTTGCGCGCGAACCTCCATCGCCAGATAGCGTTCGACGATATCGCGCCCTTGGTCTGTGACGTGCGCACCGCCACCCTTGGCGCCGCCAGTCGCAGTCGCCACCAGCGGCAGCGTGAAGCAATGGTTCATCTCTTCCACCAACAACCAGGCGCGGCGATAAGACATGCCGATCGCCCGCGCTGCGGCGGAAATTGAGCCGTTCTGGTCAATCGCCTGTAGCAATGCCGCCTTGCCCGGGCCGAACGCGATCGCGTCGCCCTGCATCACCCTGAGTCGAACCGATTTGGAATTTACCATGAGCGGGATTGTAACAAGGCGGGCGCGCCAACTCAGCTATTTTGTTGCTTATCGTTGGACTCACTCAGATTTGCTGACCCGGTACCGGCAGTTTCAAGTTGACTCTCGCTGTATCCTGCCATATATTCCGCTTTTGTCCGTTGCCGCCTAGGAGATAATTTGATGCTGCCTCGTTTTAAGCGTTTAATCCTTGCTTGCGCCATTCCGCTCATGTTGTCGGCGCCGACAACGCATGCCGCCGACCTGATCGTTTCTGCAGCAGCCAGCTTGACCAATGCCTTCAAGGAACTTGGCCAATCTTTCGAAGCGCTGCATCCGGACACCAAGGTCATTCTCAACTTCGCCGCCTCCGATGTGCTTTTGCAGCAAATCGTCAAGGGCGCGCCGGCAGATGTCTTTGCCTCGGCCGACCAAGAAGCAATGAACAAGGCTGAAGCGGAAAAGGCAGTTCTGCCCGTCACTCGCAAGAACTTCGCCAACAACCAGATCGTATTGATCGTACCGATGGACAGCCAATTACATGTCTCGCAGTTGCAAGACCTGACTCAACCGGCGATCAAACGCATCGCCTACGGCAATCCGGCCTCGGTGCCGGTCGGCCGCTACACCAAGGCCGCGCTGGAGAACGCAAAATTGTGGGATGCGGTATCCGCCAAGGGCGTACCGGCGCAGAACGTGCGCCAGAGCCTGGATTATGTGGCGCGTGGCGAAGTCGAGGCTGGCTTTGTCTTTTCAACCGATGCCGCGATCATGCCGGACAAGGTCAAGGTTGCGTTGCGCGTACCGTCGCAGACACCCGTCACCTATCCGATTGCCGTCACTTCCAATAGCAAACAGGCAGACATCGCCGCCAAATTCGTCGACTATGTCCTGTCGCCAACGGGGCAGGCCACTCTGGCGCGCTACGGTTTCCTGAAACCTTGATTGGGCGGTATGATCGTCAAGTCAT
This DNA window, taken from Collimonas arenae, encodes the following:
- the msrB gene encoding peptide-methionine (R)-S-oxide reductase MsrB, whose amino-acid sequence is MVTRRNAILRAGAALLAGGLLQGLGRRSAAAEVFEVVYTDAEWKRRLTAIQYAILRQEGTERPFTSPLNHEKRPGTFSCAGCDLANFSSKTKFDSGTGWPSFWQPLPNAIATRTDSTFGMSRTEVHCHRCGGHLGHVFDDGPKPTGLRYCMNGAVLKFRPEV
- the modA gene encoding molybdate ABC transporter substrate-binding protein, with the protein product MLPRFKRLILACAIPLMLSAPTTHAADLIVSAAASLTNAFKELGQSFEALHPDTKVILNFAASDVLLQQIVKGAPADVFASADQEAMNKAEAEKAVLPVTRKNFANNQIVLIVPMDSQLHVSQLQDLTQPAIKRIAYGNPASVPVGRYTKAALENAKLWDAVSAKGVPAQNVRQSLDYVARGEVEAGFVFSTDAAIMPDKVKVALRVPSQTPVTYPIAVTSNSKQADIAAKFVDYVLSPTGQATLARYGFLKP
- a CDS encoding GlsB/YeaQ/YmgE family stress response membrane protein, coding for MEILWTIIVGFIVGVIAKFLHPGRENMGFIVTTLLGIAGSFLAGYVGQALGWYHAGQGAGFIGSIVGAFVLLLIYGFVKGKAAS
- a CDS encoding 23S rRNA (adenine(2030)-N(6))-methyltransferase RlmJ, with translation MLSYRHAFHAGNHADVLKHLVTIQLLRYLGQKDTSYMVIDTHAGAGVYALDGGYASKNAEYETGISRLWDRKDLPPAVAEYVDVVRQLNPDGKLRYYPGSPYCADAVMREQDRLRLFELHPSDGKILTDNFRRLEAERERGSGRGKRVMITLGDGFLGLKALLPPPSRRGLVLIDPPYEVKEDYRHVKNTIEDALTRFSTGTYAVWYPLLNRMESRQMPDKLKRMKANGWLNVTLTVRTPSPDGFGLHSSGMFVINPPWTLEPMLKELMPYLVKTLGTDSGAGFTLESGQTKAVDTGTRRV
- a CDS encoding TonB-dependent siderophore receptor, translated to MLITLIAAATAHVAQAQSVDDQKEAKTAVDATMPTITVTGSGPAPDSYRRNTASIATFGNASLLDTPSSISVITRAQLDDQQSRLLSEVVRNDASVGDNYAPVGYYENFMIRGFALDLASSYQINGMSIAGEQNVALENKESVEILKGLAGLQSGMAAPGGLVNYVTKRPADVRSVTLETDSRGSRYLAADIGTLFGERKQFGIRINAAHEDLHSYVNDADGERSFASLAADWKISSQARLQFDAEYQHREQRSAPGYQLLGGTVVPTNVSPSTLLGAQPWAKPVTINSVNMNLRLDLDLTPDWRASVAASRSRVVIDDNSAFPYGCGYGTTCGEGGTPARYFSANGDFDIYDYRFPDDTRRNDQLQATLQGKVATGKISHDLTFGASMFRRTVSQSDGVNEYVGSDNIYNPNPIVYAPSPLTPDASYLRLDSRQKALFAVDRISFTPQWQLIAGARQVWVNERALDNTGTATRTTDKTLLLPQVALVYKPQADLSLYTSYSKGLTMGGQAPWWTENAYAFLPPTVSHQIEAGVKYDWRDQLSLSAAVFQMTKPYEYPKPDENGFTYTQQGTETHKGIELGAAGQVSKQLRLTASLAFIQAQANDTGTPAYDGHQSINVPRWRAAVYAAYTLPNVAGLSLLGGWQYSASKAATREGDVSVPAYSLFNAGLRYKTSWSGHPTTIRLSVDNLFDKRYWKDVGEYIGDGYLHLGAPRTARLSLQYDF
- a CDS encoding winged helix-turn-helix domain-containing protein — its product is MVNSKSVRLRVMQGDAIAFGPGKAALLQAIDQNGSISAAARAIGMSYRRAWLLVEEMNHCFTLPLVATATGGAKGGGAHVTDQGRDIVERYLAMEVRAQAAVAADMAYFDSLMTAPEESASN